One part of the Streptomyces lienomycini genome encodes these proteins:
- a CDS encoding DUF2975 domain-containing protein, whose translation MHRLLIAALRAGVAAAILIGLFGQIVVVPATASDEVDRFPPYEPFAVPYATVAILGVACVQVVLGAVWVLLGMVERDAVFTRRALRPVDTVIGAALVATLLAFGVAVHLAVAEIPSPADGMELIGALGAAVTCVGVGAAFTLLVVVMRGLLRKATRLRTEMAGVV comes from the coding sequence ATGCACCGACTTCTCATCGCCGCGCTCCGGGCAGGTGTCGCCGCCGCGATCCTGATCGGCCTCTTCGGGCAGATCGTCGTCGTCCCCGCGACGGCGTCCGACGAGGTGGACCGCTTCCCTCCCTACGAACCCTTCGCGGTGCCCTACGCGACGGTGGCGATCCTCGGCGTCGCCTGCGTGCAGGTCGTGCTCGGCGCGGTGTGGGTGCTGCTCGGCATGGTCGAGCGCGACGCCGTCTTCACCCGCCGCGCCCTGCGTCCGGTCGACACCGTCATCGGGGCCGCCCTCGTGGCGACACTCCTGGCGTTCGGCGTCGCGGTCCATCTGGCTGTGGCGGAGATCCCCTCGCCCGCCGACGGCATGGAGCTGATCGGCGCGCTGGGCGCCGCGGTCACGTGCGTCGGCGTCGGAGCCGCGTTCACCCTGCTCGTCGTCGTCATGCGCGGCCTCCTGCGCAAGGCGACGCGGCTGCGGACCGAGATGGCCGGCGTCGTCTGA
- a CDS encoding MFS transporter yields the protein MQHANALNRLDRLPVSRFHKVTLLAVSFAYFFEFADINTFATTAPKLVDLWGISVDQIAYVTSLSFVGMFLGSVVAGAVADRLGRKRTLLLTTLFFGVFSFASAFSWDLVSLTVFRVLTSAGLAAMTVVAVIYVNEMYPSAVRGKYQAYAIVIGICGTPVTNLVASGVVPLADWTWRLVYLWGSLGILLVLFTRHLKESPRWHESRGDHASADAVLRDIEASVAAEHGALPEPAPPIEEEPVTKAPLRLLLQRRYLFPTLLLTVLWVTQTIGFFGYSSWAPTLLAKEGFSVEKSVFYVALTTVGAPLGSYLAALVTDRFERKWCLAAFGTLIALCGLLYGLTFNPVLIIVFGFLVNLFERGYTALGYAYSPELFDTRGRSLGTSVSYGLGRLSNAAGPLIVAALYNAHGYRSVFYFIAGTWLVGAIALSVFGPRTRAARTAAAPRPERESVPG from the coding sequence ATGCAGCACGCCAACGCGCTGAACCGGCTGGACCGGCTGCCGGTCTCCCGGTTCCACAAAGTCACCCTGCTCGCCGTGTCGTTCGCGTACTTCTTCGAGTTCGCGGACATCAACACCTTCGCGACCACCGCCCCCAAGCTCGTCGACCTGTGGGGCATCTCGGTCGACCAGATCGCCTACGTCACCTCGCTGTCGTTCGTCGGGATGTTCCTCGGCTCGGTCGTCGCGGGAGCCGTGGCCGACCGCCTGGGCCGCAAACGGACGCTGCTGCTGACGACGCTGTTCTTCGGCGTCTTCTCGTTCGCCTCGGCGTTCTCCTGGGACCTGGTGTCGCTGACCGTCTTCCGGGTGCTGACCTCGGCGGGGCTGGCGGCGATGACCGTGGTCGCGGTCATCTACGTCAACGAGATGTACCCGTCGGCCGTCCGCGGCAAGTACCAGGCGTACGCCATCGTCATCGGCATCTGCGGCACCCCGGTCACCAACCTCGTCGCCAGCGGGGTGGTGCCGCTGGCCGACTGGACCTGGCGCCTGGTGTACCTGTGGGGTTCGCTCGGCATCCTGCTCGTCCTGTTCACCCGGCATCTGAAGGAGTCGCCGCGGTGGCACGAGAGCCGCGGGGACCACGCGAGCGCGGACGCCGTGCTGCGCGACATCGAGGCGTCCGTCGCCGCCGAGCACGGCGCGCTGCCCGAGCCGGCGCCCCCGATCGAGGAGGAGCCGGTGACCAAGGCTCCGCTGCGGCTGCTGCTCCAGCGCAGGTACCTGTTTCCGACGCTGCTGCTCACCGTGCTGTGGGTGACCCAGACCATCGGCTTCTTCGGCTACTCCAGTTGGGCGCCGACGCTGCTGGCCAAGGAGGGCTTCAGCGTCGAGAAGTCCGTCTTCTACGTGGCGCTGACCACCGTCGGCGCCCCGCTGGGCTCGTACCTGGCGGCCCTGGTGACCGACCGGTTCGAACGCAAGTGGTGCCTGGCCGCGTTCGGCACGCTGATCGCCCTGTGCGGGCTCCTGTACGGCCTCACGTTCAACCCGGTGCTCATCATCGTGTTCGGCTTCCTGGTCAACCTCTTCGAGCGCGGTTACACGGCCCTCGGCTACGCCTACTCGCCCGAGCTCTTCGACACGCGCGGGCGTTCGCTGGGCACCAGCGTGTCGTACGGTCTGGGCCGGCTGTCGAACGCCGCGGGTCCGCTGATCGTGGCGGCGCTCTACAACGCCCACGGCTATCGGAGCGTCTTCTACTTCATCGCCGGGACCTGGCTGGTCGGCGCGATCGCGCTGAGCGTCTTCGGACCGCGGACCCGGGCGGCCCGCACCGCCGCCGCGCCCCGTCCGGAGCGGGAATCCGTGCCCGGCTGA
- a CDS encoding amidohydrolase family protein, whose translation MTTPAPKTPGWLDWHPAPATPSFRLPPGTVDAHCHVFGPQAGFPFAPERKYTPCDAGKDRLFALRDHLGVDRQVIVQATCHGADNTALLDAVRASGGRARGVATVRPDVTDAELRALDAAGVRGVRFNFVRRLVDASPRDALRTIARRIAPLGWHVVLYFESADLAELEDFFASLPTPLVVDHMGRPDVTKPVDGPEFSRFLRFTDRGDVWVKVSCPERLTVTGPAALDGEREPYADVLPFSRRVVEEFGDRVLWGTDWPHPNLTDHMPDDGLLVDHVRRIAVTEEQRHRLLVDNPTRLYWPGER comes from the coding sequence ATGACGACCCCCGCCCCCAAGACCCCCGGCTGGCTCGACTGGCACCCGGCCCCGGCCACGCCCTCCTTCCGGCTGCCGCCCGGCACCGTCGACGCGCACTGCCACGTCTTCGGCCCGCAGGCCGGGTTCCCGTTCGCCCCCGAGCGCAAGTACACGCCGTGCGACGCCGGCAAGGACCGGCTCTTCGCCCTCCGGGACCATCTGGGCGTCGACCGCCAGGTGATCGTGCAGGCCACCTGTCACGGCGCCGACAACACCGCCCTGCTCGACGCGGTCCGCGCGAGCGGCGGCCGGGCGCGCGGTGTCGCGACCGTCCGGCCGGACGTCACCGACGCCGAACTGCGGGCGCTGGACGCGGCGGGGGTGCGCGGGGTGCGGTTCAACTTCGTGCGCCGGCTGGTCGACGCGTCGCCCAGGGACGCGCTGCGCACGATCGCGCGGCGGATCGCCCCGCTCGGCTGGCACGTCGTCCTGTACTTCGAGAGCGCCGACCTCGCCGAACTGGAGGACTTCTTCGCCTCGTTGCCCACGCCGCTGGTCGTGGACCACATGGGGCGGCCGGACGTCACCAAGCCGGTGGACGGTCCCGAGTTCTCGCGTTTCCTGCGCTTCACCGACCGGGGTGACGTGTGGGTCAAGGTGTCCTGCCCCGAGCGGCTGACCGTCACCGGCCCGGCCGCGCTGGACGGGGAGCGGGAGCCGTACGCCGACGTCCTGCCCTTCTCCCGCCGCGTCGTCGAGGAGTTCGGCGACCGGGTGCTGTGGGGCACCGACTGGCCGCATCCCAACCTGACCGACCACATGCCCGACGACGGGCTCCTCGTCGACCACGTGCGGCGGATCGCCGTCACCGAGGAGCAGCGGCACCGGCTGCTGGTCGACAACCCGACGCGCCTGTACTGGCCCGGCGAGCGGTGA
- a CDS encoding SGNH/GDSL hydrolase family protein translates to MPKRTLRRVMTATAAAVGTLALGLTDATAHTAPTLDYVALGDSYSAGSGVLPVDPTNLLCLRSTANYPHVIAASTGARLKDVTCGAAETAHFTQAQYPGVAPQVDALGAGTDLVTLTIGGNDNGTFINAITACGTAGVLSGGKGSPCKDKHGTSFDDEIEANTYPALKAALRAVRAEAPGARVAALGYPWITPAAADPSCFAKLPLAAGDVPYLRGIQAHLNAVVERAAAETGAAYVDFSEVSDGHDACRATGTRWIEPLLFGHSLVPVHPNALGERRMAEHTMSVLGLD, encoded by the coding sequence ATGCCGAAGCGCACCCTTCGCCGTGTCATGACCGCGACAGCCGCCGCCGTCGGCACACTCGCCCTCGGCCTCACCGACGCCACCGCCCACACCGCCCCCACCCTGGACTACGTCGCCCTCGGCGACAGCTACAGCGCCGGCTCGGGCGTCCTGCCCGTCGACCCCACCAACCTCCTGTGCCTGCGCTCGACAGCCAACTACCCCCACGTCATCGCCGCTTCGACGGGCGCCCGCCTCAAGGACGTCACCTGCGGCGCCGCCGAGACCGCCCACTTCACACAGGCGCAGTACCCGGGCGTCGCCCCGCAGGTGGACGCGCTCGGCGCCGGCACGGACCTGGTCACGCTCACCATCGGCGGCAACGACAACGGCACGTTCATCAACGCCATCACGGCCTGCGGCACGGCGGGCGTCCTCAGCGGCGGCAAGGGCAGCCCCTGCAAGGACAAGCACGGCACGTCCTTCGACGACGAGATCGAGGCCAACACCTACCCGGCGCTCAAGGCCGCCCTGCGGGCGGTGCGCGCCGAGGCCCCCGGTGCCCGGGTGGCGGCCCTCGGGTATCCGTGGATCACCCCGGCCGCCGCCGACCCGTCGTGCTTCGCGAAACTGCCGTTGGCCGCCGGTGACGTGCCCTACCTGCGCGGCATCCAGGCGCACCTCAACGCCGTCGTCGAGCGGGCCGCCGCCGAGACCGGAGCCGCGTACGTCGACTTCTCCGAGGTCTCCGACGGCCACGACGCCTGCCGGGCCACCGGCACCCGCTGGATCGAGCCCCTCCTGTTCGGGCACAGCCTCGTCCCCGTCCACCCCAACGCCCTCGGTGAGCGGCGCATGGCCGAGCACACGATGAGCGTCCTCGGCCTGGACTGA